From Ipomoea triloba cultivar NCNSP0323 chromosome 5, ASM357664v1, the proteins below share one genomic window:
- the LOC116021121 gene encoding laccase-11-like gives MAKNQASFFLLVAIVLCFACFPSQAAIKSYQFDVQVSNVSRLCHAKPIVTVNGRYPGPTIYAREGDRVLINVTNHAQYNISIHWHGLKQYRNGWADGPAYITQCPIKTGNSYVYDFNVTGQRGTLWWHAHILWLRATVYGAIVIMPQQGTPFPFPQPDREEVIVLGEWWNADVEAVENQGNQLGLPPNMSDAHTINGKPGPLFPCSEKYTFAMEVEQGKTYLLRVVNAALNDELFFALAGHSMTVVEIDAVYTKPFSTEAILIAPGQTTNVLVRANQAPSRYFMAARPFMDVPIPVDNKTATAIFQYKGVSQAVVPILPVLPAPNDTGFAMDYNRKLRSLNSPKYPANVPQTVDRNLFFTIGLGANPCPTCLNGTRLTASLNNISFVMPQTALLQAHYFDMKGVFASDFPDKPPTPFNYTGAPLTANLKTAKGTRLSKIAFNSTVELVLQDTNLLSVESHPFHLHGYNFFVVGTGVGNFNPAKDPAGYNLVDPPERNTVGVPTGGWTAIRFRADNPGVWFLHCHLELHTGWGLKTAFVVEDGAGPDQTILPPPKDLPPC, from the exons ATGGCCAAAAACCAAGCCAGCTTCTTCCTTCTCGTCGCGATAGTTCTTTGTTTTGCTTGTTTTCCTTCCCAGGCTGCGATTAAAAGCTACCAATTCGAT GTTCAAGTGAGTAATGTGAGTAGGCTGTGCCATGCAAAGCCTATTGTAACAGTGAATGGAAGATATCCAGGGCCTACCATTTATGCTAGAGAAGGGGACAGAGTTCTTATCAATGTCACTAACCACGCACAATATAACATTTCAATCCACTg GCATGGGCTGAAGCAGTATAGGAACGGTTGGGCAGACGGACCAGCATACATAACACAGTGCCCAATCAAGACGGGAAATAGTTACGTGTATGACTTCAATGTGACAGGGCAGCGAGGTACCCTGTGGTGGCATGCACACATTCTTTGGCTTAGGGCTACAGTTTATGGTGCAATTGTTATCATGCCACAACAGGGAACCCCCTTCCCTTTTCCCCAACCAGATAGAGAGGAAGTAATTGTTCTTG GAGAATGGTGGAATGCAGATGTTGAAGCAGTGGAGAATCAGGGAAACCAATTGGGATTACCCCCAAACATGTCGGATGCTCATACGATAAATGGAAAGCCCGGTCCTCTCTTTCCATGTTCTGAAAAAT ATACTTTTGCAATGGAGGTTGAGCAAGGAAAAACGTACCTTTTGAGGGTCGTAAATGCTGCCCTGAACGACGAGCTGTTCTTCGCATTGGCAGGCCACAGCATGACAGTGGTGGAGATTGATGCAGTCTACACGAAGCCATTCTCCACCGAGGCTATACTGATCGCGCCAGGCCAGACGACAAACGTCCTGGTTCGGGCTAACCAGGCCCCCTCGAGATACTTCATGGCTGCCAGGCCGTTTATGGACGTTCCCATTCCAGTGGACAATAAAACCGCGACAGCAATTTTTCAATACAAGGGCGTTTCACAGGCCGTCGTGCCAATTCTCCCCGTCTTGCCTGCACCTAACGACACGGGTTTCGCCATGGACTATAACAGGAAATTGAGGAGTCTAAACTCCCCGAAATATCCAGCTAATGTTCCCCAAACAGTGGATAGGAACCTGTTTTTCACAATTGGGTTAGGGGCTAATCCCTGCCCAACTTGTTTGAATGGGACTAGGCTCACTGCTTCTTTAAACAACATCTCTTTTGTGATGCCCCAAACAGCTCTTCTTCAAGCTCATTACTTCGACATGAAAGGCGTTTTCGCCTCGGATTTCCCAGACAAGCCCCCGACTCCGTTCAATTACACAGGGGCACCACTCACGGCTAATCTTAAGACGGCTAAAGGGACAAGGCTGAGTAAAATTGCCTTCAACTCTACTGTTGAATTGGTCCTGCAGGACACTAACTTGCTCTCAGTTGAATCGCACCCTTTCCACCTCCATGGCTACAACTTCTTTGTGGTTGGGACAGGCGTTGGGAATTTCAACCCTGCCAAGGACCCTGCAGGCTATAACCTGGTGGATCCCCCGGAAAGAAACACCGTCGGCGTTCCTACAGGTGGTTGGACTGCTATCCGGTTCAGAGCTGACAATCCAG GGGTATGGTTTCTGCACTGCCATTTGGAGCTTCACACAGGGTGGGGACTGAAAACAGCATTTGTAGTAGAAGATGGGGCAGGCCCAGATCAAACCATTCTGCCTCCACCAAAGGACCTTCCTCCatgctga
- the LOC116019201 gene encoding sugar transporter ERD6-like 6, with protein sequence MSSPDDASPAAEDGLRKPLLHHGSWYRMGSTQFGSMTSSARESISIYLCVFIVGLGPIQFGFTCGYSNPTQADIIKDLGLTISEFSLFGSLANVGAMVGAISSGQISEYIGRKGTLMIASVPNVLGWFAISFASDASSLYLGRLLAGFGVGIISYVVPVYIAEISPQNSRGVLVSINQLSVTVGIMLTYLLGIFVPWRVLAIIGMIPCTILIPGLFFIPESPRWLAQRGLADDFETSLQVLRGFSTDITSEVNEIKRSVGATSKKTAIQFYEFKRRQYYYPLMVGIGLLVLQQLSGINGILFYSTNIFKSAGVSSNQAATFGLGAIQVIVTVIATLLMERAGRRLLLLISASTMTVSSFVVAAAFFLKDSTPEHLHFQFGIMSVTGLLIFVIGFAIGLGGVPWIIMSEVLPVNIKSLGGSVATLCNWLTAWGVTMTANLLMSWSEGGTFTIYALVSAFTVVFVKLWVPETKGKTLEEIQTSFR encoded by the exons atgaGTTCCCCAGACGACGCCTCCCCCGCCGCCGAGGATGGGCTTCGAAAGCCCTTGCTCCACCACGGAAGCTGGTACCGCATGGGCTCCACGCAGTTCGGAAGCATGACCTCGTCCGCCCGCGAGTCCATCTCCATTTATCTCTGCGTCTTCATCGTCGGTTTAGGGCCCATCCAATTCGGTTTCACT TGTGGTTATTCTAATCCTACACAAGCTGATATTATCAAAGATCTTGGGCTCACCATTTCCGAG TTCTCTCTGTTTGGATCTTTAGCAAATGTGGGTGCCATGGTTGGTGCAATATCAAGTGGTCAGATTTCAGAATACATAGGGCGAAAAGGG ACTCTGATGATTGCTTCAGTTCCTAATGTACTTGGGTGGTTTGCCATTTCATTTGCCAGT GATGCTTCATCTCTGTATCTGGGAAGGTTATTGGCGGGTTTTGGCGTCGGTATAATATCTTATGTG GTGCCTGTCTATATAGCAGAGATATCGCCTCAGAACTCTAGAGGAGTTCTTGTATCCATTAACCAG CTATCAGTAACTGTTGGAATAATGCTCACATATCTATTGGGGATTTTTGTGCCTTGGAGAGTGCTTGCAATTATAG GGATGATACCATGCACAATCTTGATACCTGGTCTCTTTTTTATACCAGAATCTCCACGTTGGTTG GCTCAAAGGGGGTTAGCTGATGATTTTGAAACATCATTGCAAGTTCTACGAGGCTTTAGTACTGACATCACCTCTGAAGTGAATGAGATAAAG AGATCTGTGGGGGCAACAAGTAAAAAGACTGCCATCCAGTTTTATGAATTTAAAAGAAGACAGTATTACTATCCTTTGATG GTAGGTATTGGATTACTCGTTCTCCAGCAACTAAGTGGCATCAATGGCATCCTGTTCTATTCTACTAACATCTTTAAATCTGCCG GAGTTTCATCCAATCAGGCTGCAACATTTGGACTTGGGGCTATTCAA GTGATTGTCACTGTGATAGCTACATTGTTGATGGAGAGGGCTGGCCGCAGGCTGCTTCTTCTT ATATCTGCATCAACAATGACCGTTAGCAGCTTCGTTGTTGCAGCTGCATTCTTTTTGAAG GATTCCACTCCAGAACATTTGCATTTTCAGTTTGGAATAATGTCTGTGACTGGATTACTG ATTTTTGTGATTGGTTTTGCTATAGGATTGGGGGGTGTTCCGTGGATTATAATGTCTGAG GTACTGCCTGTGAACATTAAAAGTCTCGGTGGCAGTGTAGCAACGCTGTGCAATTGGCTAACCGCATGGGGCGTCACAATGACTGCTAACTTGCTTATGAGTTGGAGTGAAGGAg GAACGTTTACCATTTATGCTTTAGTGTCAGCTTTCACCGTGGTTTTTGTAAAACTCTGGGTTCCTGAAACTAAAGGAAAGACACTGGAAGAAATTCAAACATCTTTCAGATGA
- the LOC116019202 gene encoding uncharacterized protein LOC116019202 isoform X3 codes for MVNFVDAQKPLLHFVMKLAGVIPHAVEIQPGTVMNFWVPINTVKNPKKRNKATTAPTSNAGVVAVDAKPSKPVVVLVHGFAGEGILTWQFQVGWLKKYAIYVPDLLFFGGSVTDSDDRSPAFQAECLGKGLRKLGVEKCTVVGFSYGGMVAFKMAELFPEMVEALVVSGAILATTEDIITPTVNSLGFSSSSELLLPTSVKGLKALLKVSAYRKLWFPNRLYKDFLEVMYGNRKERSELLEGLVVSNKDITIPAFPQETRKQDDVSRHKEGGSPGSPRAALRLQQVSQAVPCFPVWR; via the exons GCCAGGAACCGTAATGAACTTCTGGGTTCCCATTAACACCGTCAAAAACCCCAAGAAGCGCAACAAAGCCACCACCGCCCCCACCTCCAACGCCGGCGTCGTCGCCGTCGACGCCAAACCATCCAAACCCGTGGTGGTTCTCGTGCACGGCTTCGCCGGGGAGGGGATTCTGACGTGGCAGTTCCAGGTCGGGTGGCTGAAGAAGTATGCCATCTACGTGCCTGACCTCCTCTTCTTCGGCGGCTCCGTCACGGACAGCGACGACCGGTCGCCGGCTTTTCAGGCGGAGTGTTTGGGCAAGGGGCTGAGGAAGCTCGGGGTGGAGAAGTGCACGGTGGTTGGGTTTAGCTACGGCGGCATGGTGGCGTTCAAGATGGCGGAGCTCTTCCCGGAGATGGTGGAGGCCTTGGTAGTCTCCGGTGCAATATTGGCGACCACTGAGGATATCATCACCCCCACGGTTAATAGCTTaggattctcttcttcctcggagCTGCTATTGCCTACCTCTGTCAAAGGTCTCAAGGCTCTTCTTAAGGTTTCTGCTTATAGAAAACTCTGGTTCCCTAATCGCCTTTACAAGGATTTCCTTGAG GTGATGTATGGCAACAGGAAGGAAAGGAGTGAACTGCTAGAAGGCTTGGTAGTTAGCAACAAAGATATTACTATCCCAGCTTTTCCCCAG GAAACTAGGAAGCAAGACGACGTTTCAAGGCATAAAGAAGGCGGGTCACCTGGTTCACCTAGAGCGGCCTTGCGTCTACAACAGGTTTCTCAAGCAGTTCCTTGCTTCCCTGTATGGCGATAA
- the LOC116019202 gene encoding epoxide hydrolase 4-like isoform X1, which translates to MVNFVDAQKPLLHFVMKLAGVIPHAVEIQPGTVMNFWVPINTVKNPKKRNKATTAPTSNAGVVAVDAKPSKPVVVLVHGFAGEGILTWQFQVGWLKKYAIYVPDLLFFGGSVTDSDDRSPAFQAECLGKGLRKLGVEKCTVVGFSYGGMVAFKMAELFPEMVEALVVSGAILATTEDIITPTVNSLGFSSSSELLLPTSVKGLKALLKVSAYRKLWFPNRLYKDFLEVMYGNRKERSELLEGLVVSNKDITIPAFPQRIHLLWGENDQIFKLELAQEMKEKLGSKTTFQGIKKAGHLVHLERPCVYNRFLKQFLASLYGDKPKK; encoded by the exons GCCAGGAACCGTAATGAACTTCTGGGTTCCCATTAACACCGTCAAAAACCCCAAGAAGCGCAACAAAGCCACCACCGCCCCCACCTCCAACGCCGGCGTCGTCGCCGTCGACGCCAAACCATCCAAACCCGTGGTGGTTCTCGTGCACGGCTTCGCCGGGGAGGGGATTCTGACGTGGCAGTTCCAGGTCGGGTGGCTGAAGAAGTATGCCATCTACGTGCCTGACCTCCTCTTCTTCGGCGGCTCCGTCACGGACAGCGACGACCGGTCGCCGGCTTTTCAGGCGGAGTGTTTGGGCAAGGGGCTGAGGAAGCTCGGGGTGGAGAAGTGCACGGTGGTTGGGTTTAGCTACGGCGGCATGGTGGCGTTCAAGATGGCGGAGCTCTTCCCGGAGATGGTGGAGGCCTTGGTAGTCTCCGGTGCAATATTGGCGACCACTGAGGATATCATCACCCCCACGGTTAATAGCTTaggattctcttcttcctcggagCTGCTATTGCCTACCTCTGTCAAAGGTCTCAAGGCTCTTCTTAAGGTTTCTGCTTATAGAAAACTCTGGTTCCCTAATCGCCTTTACAAGGATTTCCTTGAG GTGATGTATGGCAACAGGAAGGAAAGGAGTGAACTGCTAGAAGGCTTGGTAGTTAGCAACAAAGATATTACTATCCCAGCTTTTCCCCAG AGAATACACCTTCTGTGGGGTGAGAATGATCAGATTTTCAAGTTGGAGCTAGCACAAGAAATGAAAGA GAAACTAGGAAGCAAGACGACGTTTCAAGGCATAAAGAAGGCGGGTCACCTGGTTCACCTAGAGCGGCCTTGCGTCTACAACAGGTTTCTCAAGCAGTTCCTTGCTTCCCTGTATGGCGATAAACCCAAAAAGTGA
- the LOC116019202 gene encoding uncharacterized protein LOC116019202 isoform X4 yields the protein MVNFVDAQKPLLHFVMKLAGVIPHAVEIQPGTVMNFWVPINTVKNPKKRNKATTAPTSNAGVVAVDAKPSKPVVVLVHGFAGEGILTWQFQVGWLKKYAIYVPDLLFFGGSVTDSDDRSPAFQAECLGKGLRKLGVEKCTVVGFSYGGMVAFKMAELFPEMVEALVVSGAILATTEDIITPTVNSLGFSSSSELLLPTSVKGLKALLKVMYGNRKERSELLEGLVVSNKDITIPAFPQETRKQDDVSRHKEGGSPGSPRAALRLQQVSQAVPCFPVWR from the exons GCCAGGAACCGTAATGAACTTCTGGGTTCCCATTAACACCGTCAAAAACCCCAAGAAGCGCAACAAAGCCACCACCGCCCCCACCTCCAACGCCGGCGTCGTCGCCGTCGACGCCAAACCATCCAAACCCGTGGTGGTTCTCGTGCACGGCTTCGCCGGGGAGGGGATTCTGACGTGGCAGTTCCAGGTCGGGTGGCTGAAGAAGTATGCCATCTACGTGCCTGACCTCCTCTTCTTCGGCGGCTCCGTCACGGACAGCGACGACCGGTCGCCGGCTTTTCAGGCGGAGTGTTTGGGCAAGGGGCTGAGGAAGCTCGGGGTGGAGAAGTGCACGGTGGTTGGGTTTAGCTACGGCGGCATGGTGGCGTTCAAGATGGCGGAGCTCTTCCCGGAGATGGTGGAGGCCTTGGTAGTCTCCGGTGCAATATTGGCGACCACTGAGGATATCATCACCCCCACGGTTAATAGCTTaggattctcttcttcctcggagCTGCTATTGCCTACCTCTGTCAAAGGTCTCAAGGCTCTTCTTAAG GTGATGTATGGCAACAGGAAGGAAAGGAGTGAACTGCTAGAAGGCTTGGTAGTTAGCAACAAAGATATTACTATCCCAGCTTTTCCCCAG GAAACTAGGAAGCAAGACGACGTTTCAAGGCATAAAGAAGGCGGGTCACCTGGTTCACCTAGAGCGGCCTTGCGTCTACAACAGGTTTCTCAAGCAGTTCCTTGCTTCCCTGTATGGCGATAA
- the LOC116020714 gene encoding tubby-like F-box protein 5, with the protein MITIMLIKSITREMKDVKGGKRRIGQEGRQLQGRSCNHIPWPDPLPIDSAGQGNWEYLPPELLLDIIQRVEKSETSWPGRSAVLACASVCKSWREITKEIVKTPEECGRITFPISLKQPGPREFPIQCFIKRDRSTSTYRLYLGLTPSKDESDKLLLAAKRIRRLTGTDFMISLVADDFSRSSNTYVGKLRSNFLGTKFTLYDSQSPYHSGAQHNNQRRKRFNANKVSPGSSTCVSTIAYKLKILRTKGPRRMHCVMHSIPLSSIQEGGTAPTPTSLPLSFGSKYTPPPVSKVNEPVTDFNSPSLLGSQVSPPSPPSQVPLTLRNKVPKWHEDLQCWYLNFKGRVTVASVKNFQLIAAVDPSHNIAHTDQEKVILQFGKIGKDVFTMDYCFPLSAFQAFAICLTSFDLKPACE; encoded by the exons ATGATCACCATAATGTTGATCAAGAGCATTACAAGGGAGATGAAAGATGTGAAGGGGGGGAAAAGAAGGATAGGGCAGGAAGGGAGGCAATTGCAAGGCAGGAGCTGCAATCACATTCCCTGGCCCGATCCATTGCCGATTGATTCAGCTGGACAGGGGAATTGGGAATATTTACCACCAGAATTGCTCTTAGATATAATTCAGAGGGTTGAAAAGAGTGAGACATCATGGCCAGGTAGGAGTGCAGTTCTGGCTTGTGCTTCTGTTTGTAAGTCATGGAGAGAAATCACTAAGGAGATTGTGAAGACTCCTGAGGAATGTGGGAGGATTACCTTCCCCATTTCACTTAAACAG CCGGGGCCCCGTGAATTTCCTATCCAATGCTTCATTAAAAGGGATAGATCTACCTCAACTTATCGCCTCTACCTTGGTTTGACTCCTT CTAAGGATGAGAGTGATAAACTACTTCTAGCAGCAAAAAGAATAAGAAGGTTAACAGGGACGGACTTTATGATATCATTGGTTGCAGATGATTTTTCACGATCCAGCAATACATATGTTGGGAAACTGAG GTCTAACTTCCTTGGCACAAAGTTCACTCTATATGATAGCCAATCTCCATATCACAGTGGAGCTCAGCACAATAATCAACGAAGAAAAAGATTCAATGCCAATAAAGTCTCTCCTGGATCATCTACGTGTGTCTCAACTATTGCTTACAAACTCAAAATTCTTCGCACCAAAGGGCCTAGGAGAATGCATTGTGTCATGCATTCTATTCCGTTATCTTCTATTCAGGAGGGGGGCACAGCTCCAACACCAACATCTTTGCCACTATCATTCGGCAGTAAGTATACTCCTCCACCGGTCTCAAAAGTTAACGAGCCAGTGACAGATTTCAATTCCCCGAGCCTTTTAGGTTCACAAGTGTCACCGCCATCTCCACCTTCTCAAGTTCCACTTACCCTGAGAAACAAGGTCCCTAAATGGCACGAAGATTTACAATGCTGGTACCTAAATTTCAAAGGTCGTGTTACAGTGGCTTCTGTTAagaattttcagcttattgccGCGGTTGATCCCTCTCATAATATTGCACATACAGATCAAGAGAAGGTAATCCTGCAGTTTGGGAAAATTGGGAAAGATGTTTTCACCATGGATTATTGCTTCCCTCTTTCAGCCTTCCAAGCTTTTGCAATCTGCTTGACTAGCTTTGACCTGAAACCAGCATGTGAATGA
- the LOC116019875 gene encoding uncharacterized protein LOC116019875, which produces MGEQTRTQTQTLPDSDSQPLTDPNADSGLGSDPALLADAPIDIPRNHSNPSKIPIRPQKIRKLSTASSVEGGDQKPPEATADPSSSSPLKALTPATSAASTSTVLTATASTTSRNRRKAVAQISRVLPQIVKPLSADGEIELALRHLRAVDPLLVSLIDTLTPPTFETRHPPFLALTKSILYQQLAYKAGTSIYTRFISLCGGEKAVHPDTVLSLSAQQLKQIGVSGRKASYLYDLANKYKSGILSDDTVVKMDDRSLFTMLSMVKGIGSWSVHMFMIFSLHRPDVLPVSDLGVRKGVQLLHGLEELPRPSQMEQLCEKWKPYRSVGAWYMWRFVEGKGTPASAAAALDGSSVQPLQQLDPEQDAQQQHQLQLLEPINGIGNLGACIWGQ; this is translated from the exons ATGGGTGAGCAGACCCGGACTCAGACCCAAACCCTACCCGATTCCGACTCCCAACCGCTGACGGACCCTAATGCAGATTCTGGACTTGGATCGGACCCGGCCCTTCTCGCCGACGCGCCGATTGATATCCCTCGTAATCACTCCAATCCTTCCAAAATCCCTATTCGCCCCCAGAAAATCCGAAAACTTTCAACCGCCTCCTCTGTTGAGGGAGGCGATCAGAAGCCCCCGGAGGCCACCGCCGATCCCTCTTCTTCCTCTCCACTCAAGGCGCTCACTCCCGCCACTTCCGCCGCCTCAACGTCCACTGTTTTAACCGCAACCGCGTCTACAACCTCCAGGAATCGCCGGAAAGCTGTGGCTCAAATATCTAGGGTTTTGCCCCAAATCGTCAAGCCTTTATCAGCCGATGGTGAAATTGAGCTCGCCCTCCGCCATCTTCGAGCCGTCGATCCCCTCCTTGTGTCCCTGATCGACACCCTCACACCGCCAACGTTTGAAACGCGCCACCCACCGTTCTTAGCTCTGACGAAGAGTATTCTTTACCAGCAATTGGCGTATAAGGCCGGCACTTCTATATACACGCGATTCATCTCACTATGTGGCGGGGAGAAAGCTGTTCATCCTGACACCGTCCTCTCCCTTTCTGCTCAACAGCTCAAGCAAATTGGAGTCTCGGGCCGAAAAGCAAGCTACCTCTATGACCTTGCAAACAAGTACAAGTCTGGGATTTTATCTGATGATACTGTTGTTAAAATGGACGATCGTTCATTGTTCACAATGCTATCAATGGTTAAAGGCATCGGCTCGTGGTCGGTTCACATGTTCATGATCTTTTCACTTCACAGACCAGATGTTTTGCCTGTAAGCGACTTGGGAGTAAGGAAAGGGGTACAATTGCTGCATGGATTAGAGGAGTTGCCAAGGCCATCTCAGATGGAGCAGTTGTGTGAGAAATGGAAACCCTATAGGTCAGTCGGGGCATGGTACATGTGGCGGTTTGTAGAAGGAAAGGGGACGCCAGCTTCCGCTGCAGCAGCATTAGACGGTAGTAGCGTGCAGCCATTGCAGCAACTTGATCCCGAGCAGGATGCACAGCAACAGCACCAATTGCAACTTCTGGAGCCAATTAACGGCATTGGAAATCTTGG GGCTTGCATTTGGGGCCAATAA
- the LOC116019202 gene encoding epoxide hydrolase 4-like isoform X2, which produces MVNFVDAQKPLLHFVMKLAGVIPHAVEIQPGTVMNFWVPINTVKNPKKRNKATTAPTSNAGVVAVDAKPSKPVVVLVHGFAGEGILTWQFQVGWLKKYAIYVPDLLFFGGSVTDSDDRSPAFQAECLGKGLRKLGVEKCTVVGFSYGGMVAFKMAELFPEMVEALVVSGAILATTEDIITPTVNSLGFSSSSELLLPTSVKGLKALLKVMYGNRKERSELLEGLVVSNKDITIPAFPQRIHLLWGENDQIFKLELAQEMKEKLGSKTTFQGIKKAGHLVHLERPCVYNRFLKQFLASLYGDKPKK; this is translated from the exons GCCAGGAACCGTAATGAACTTCTGGGTTCCCATTAACACCGTCAAAAACCCCAAGAAGCGCAACAAAGCCACCACCGCCCCCACCTCCAACGCCGGCGTCGTCGCCGTCGACGCCAAACCATCCAAACCCGTGGTGGTTCTCGTGCACGGCTTCGCCGGGGAGGGGATTCTGACGTGGCAGTTCCAGGTCGGGTGGCTGAAGAAGTATGCCATCTACGTGCCTGACCTCCTCTTCTTCGGCGGCTCCGTCACGGACAGCGACGACCGGTCGCCGGCTTTTCAGGCGGAGTGTTTGGGCAAGGGGCTGAGGAAGCTCGGGGTGGAGAAGTGCACGGTGGTTGGGTTTAGCTACGGCGGCATGGTGGCGTTCAAGATGGCGGAGCTCTTCCCGGAGATGGTGGAGGCCTTGGTAGTCTCCGGTGCAATATTGGCGACCACTGAGGATATCATCACCCCCACGGTTAATAGCTTaggattctcttcttcctcggagCTGCTATTGCCTACCTCTGTCAAAGGTCTCAAGGCTCTTCTTAAG GTGATGTATGGCAACAGGAAGGAAAGGAGTGAACTGCTAGAAGGCTTGGTAGTTAGCAACAAAGATATTACTATCCCAGCTTTTCCCCAG AGAATACACCTTCTGTGGGGTGAGAATGATCAGATTTTCAAGTTGGAGCTAGCACAAGAAATGAAAGA GAAACTAGGAAGCAAGACGACGTTTCAAGGCATAAAGAAGGCGGGTCACCTGGTTCACCTAGAGCGGCCTTGCGTCTACAACAGGTTTCTCAAGCAGTTCCTTGCTTCCCTGTATGGCGATAAACCCAAAAAGTGA